The Geomonas agri genome contains the following window.
GCAGGACCTGGCCTACGGCTTTTACACCAAGGAGCGGGGGGGCGGCTTCGACTTGGGGCTCATCGAGGCGAGCGGCATCACCGAGGACGGCAGCATCATTCTGGGGGGCTCCATTGGCTGCGCCACCGAGGTGATCCAGCACTCCGACAAGCTCATCATCGAGATCAATACCGCCATTCCCTCATTCGAAGGAATCCACGACATCGTGATGACCGAGCGCCCTCCCTACAAGAAGCCCTACCTGATCAGCAGGGTCGACGACCGCATCGGTTCACCCTACGTCCCCTGCGACCCGGACAAGATCCTCGCCATCGTGGAGTCGCGCATGCCGGACAAGGGGCGCGCCCTTTCCGCACCCGACGAGACCTCGGAACAGATCGCCGCGCACATCCTCGACTTCTTCCAGTTCGAGGTGAAGGCGGGCCGCCTGCCGAAGAACCTCCTGCCGCTGCAGTCGGGCGTGGGCAACATCGCCAACGCGGTAGTGGGCGGCATGGTCAAGGGACCCTTCTCCAACGTCAAGGTCTGGACCGAGGTGATCCAGGACACCATGCTCGACTTCTTCGACTCCGGGAAACTCGACTTCGCCTCCTCCACCTCGCTCTCTCTCTCCGAGAACGGCTTTAAGCGGCTCTACGATAACTGGGACTTCTACGTCCAGAAGGTTGTGCTGCGCCCCATGCAGATCAGCAACAACCCGGAACCGATCCGCCGCCTCGGCGTCATCGCCATGAACACTCCGGTGGAGTTCGACATCTACGGCCACGCCAACTCGACGCTCGTCGGCGGCACCCGCATGATCAACGGCATCGGCGGCTCCGGCGACTTCCTGCGCAACGCCTACCTCTCCATCATGCACACACCCTCCACGCGCCCCTCGAAGACCGATCCCACCGGGATCACCTGCGTGGTCCCCATGGCGCCCCACGTCGATCACACCGAGCACGACCTGGACGTCCTGGTCACGGAGCAGGGGCTTGCCGACCTGCGCGGACTCTCGCCCCAGGAACGCGCCAGGACCATCATCAGCAAGTGTGTCCACCCCGACTACAAGCCGCTGATGCAGGAGTACTACGAGCGGGCCAGGCGCGAGTGCTGCGAGCTCAACGTCGGCCACGAGCCGCACCTGCTCTTCAAGGTGTTCAAGATGCAGCAGCACCTCGCGGAAAAAGGGACCATGAAGATCGACAACTGGAACTAGTTGCAGCCAGAGAGGGGCGACGCATGCAAAGGGATAAAGGTGAGCTTTCCCATGACGAGTTGCAAAAAGCTGTCGAGCTCCTGGAGATAGTTGCGGCCAGGGGCAAGGGGTGTTCCTTGTCGGCGCTGGCGCGCCAGGCGGGAATCACGCCGTACCGGACCCGTCTCCTGTTGGCCCTTTTGGAGGACAAGGGGCTGGTGGCGTGTGCGGTCCAGAGTGGGAAATACGACGAGGGGCGCGCCAGGAAATTGGCCCGTACCCTGCTGCAGAACGCCCGCAACAGCAGGGTTCTCGCCCCGATAGTGCGACCGCTCTTGTCGGAGCATGACGACGATCTGAAGGTGACCATCCTGAAGGATGCGCGTCCGGTACTGGAAGCCCTGGCCCGCAGGCACAACGAGGCGATCTACATGGCTATTCCCAACGGCGACCAAGTGCTGCTGCTGGACATGGTCGATCCCCCGCGGCAGGAGAGGGGGGAACCGCTGGTAGGGAGGCGCTTTCCCTTCTTTGCCAATGCTGCCGGCAAGGTGATACGCGCCATCGACTCGTGGGACTTGTTGGAGCAGATCGGTCGGAGGTGGCGCGGCGGCAAGGGAGAGCACCCGGACCTCGCCACGTTGCGGATCGAGCTGGAGCAGATCAGGGAGCACGGGGTCGCGGTGGAGTGCAGCGGCATGGGGGACGGTGTGGTCACCGTGGCGGTGGCGGTCAGGGACTACGCGGGCAAGGTGGTGGGAGCCCTGATGCTGATCGGGCCGTCGTTTAGGCTGCTGGGGGACCGGCTGGAGCAGGAGATCATCCCTTCGCTGCGCCTGAGCGCGGAGCTCCTCTCCGCCAGGTTCGGCTACGCCCGCCCCTGAATCCCGAAAGTTTTCCTGAGCTATTGGCCCCCTGGCGCAGGCGGGGGGATGAACAGGGAAGCGGCGGCGCCGCTTCCGGACGCTGGTAACCCTAACAGAAGGAGTGACGGCCATGTCGGAAAAATCGCAATGGGAAGCAATCGCCAACCACAGCAAGTTCATCGAGCTCAAGCGCAGGAAACGGAACTTCCTCTTCAGCTGGTGGATCATCTCGACCATCTACTACCTCCTGCTCCCGGTCATCTCCGGCTACTTCCCCGAGGCCTTCCGGGTGAAGGTGATCGGACCCATCAACTTCGGCTACCTCTTCATCCTGTCCCAGTTCGTCATGGCCATCGGCGTGGCGGTCTACTACGCCCACACGGCCAACAAGACTTTCGACCGGCTCACGAAACAACTCCTGGAAGCGCTGCAATAGACACGTTCATCAATTAAAGAGGGGGACCAGGTATGAAAAAGAGGATCGCCGCTTTAACCGTAGCACTGTCGCTATCGATGTTCGGCGCGGCCGCCGTGTGCGCCCAAGCGCCCGCCGCCGCTGCCGCTCCTCAGGCCACCGCTCCCGCCACCGCTGCACCTGCCCAGGCAGCGGCACCCGCTGCCAACGCCGCCGCCAAGGCCGTGGCCACGCCGGCCAAGGGGGGCGCCGCACCGGCCAAGATCACTCCCAACCGCGGCATCACCATCGGCATGTTCGCGCTGATCATCGCGGTCACCATGGGGGTCGTGGTCTGGGCCGCCAAGAAGACGCAGACCGCCTCGGACTTCTACACCGCCGGCGGCGGCATCACCGGCTTCCAGAACGGCTGGGCCATCGCCGGCGACTACATGTCGGCCGCCTCGTTCCTGGGGATGTCTGGTCTTATCTCGCTCTACGGCATCGACGGCTTCATGTATGCGGTGGGACCGATGTTCTCCTTCATCGCCATCCTGCTGGTCATCGCCGAGCCCTGCCGCAACGCAGGTAAATACACTCTGGGCGACATCCTCTCTTTTAGGAGTTCGCCCAAGGTGGTGCGCGGAGTCGCGGCACTCTCCACGGTTACTGTCTCCATCTTCTACCTGATCGCCCAGATGGTGGGCGCCGGTAAGCTGATGCAGATGCTCCTGAACATCCCGTACCGCATCTCCGTGATCGGCGTCGGCGCGCTGATGGTCGCCTACGTCGTCTTCGGCGGCATGAAGGCCACCACCTGGGTGCAGATCATCAAGGCATCGCTCCTTATGGGTGCGACAACCGTCCTCTGCCTGCTGGTCGCCATCAAGGCAGGCTTCAACCCGGTCGGCTTCTTCACCGACGTCGTCAGTAACAGCGCAATCCAGGAGCACGTGCGCATGAACGTGCTGAAGGACGTGATCGCCAAGCCTGGCGTCGACTACGGGCAGAGGTTCCTGGAGCCCGGCCTGTTCCTGAAAAATCCCCTGGACCAGATCTCGCTCGGCCTCGCCTGGGCGCTGGGTGCTGCCGGCCTGCCGCACATCCTGATGCGCTTCTTCACCGTCCCCAGCGCGAAGGATGCGCGCAAGTCCATCATCGTGGCCCTGTTCCTCAACTCCAGTTTCTTCTTCATGATCAGCGTGATCGGCTTTGGCGCCGCGCTCTACCTCACCCCGCAGGCGATCTCCGCCGTGGACAAGGGTGGCAACATGGCGACCTTGCTGCTGGCCCAGCACATGGGCGGTGGCCCGGGGAGCCTCGGCGGCGACATCTTCCTCGCCTTCATCTGCGCGGTCGCCTTCGCGACCATCCTCGCCGTGGTCTCCGGCCTGGTGCTGGCGGCCTCCGCGGCCATCGCCCACGACGTCTACGTCAACATCATCAAGGACGGCAAGGCGGATCAGCAGCTGCAGGTGAAGGTGGCACGCATCACCTCGCTGTTCGTGGGAACCTCGGCAATCGTCATGGGACTCATGGCTGAGAAGGAGAACGTGGTGGCCCTGGTGGCGCTCGCTTTCGCGGTTGCCGCTTCCGGGAACTTCCCGGTCATCATGCTGTCCCTGTTCTGGCGCAAGTTCAACACGGCGGGGATCGTTTCCGGCCTCGTGGTTGGCACCATCTCCGCCCTGGTGCTGGTCATGGTCTCGCCGGTGATGACCTATCCCAAGAAGATCGCCGCCGACGCCAAGAAGGTGGTGGAGACCCTGGAGAAGAAGCAGGCCGGCGGCGCGGTACTTGCCGAGAAGGAGCTGCAGGCCCTGGAGAAATCGCGGACGGAGTACGTGAAGAACAAGGACGGCAAGTCCATGGTGGGGCTGGACGCGCCGATCTTCCCGCTCAAGAACCCGGGTATCGTGTCGGTTCCGCTGGGCTTCCTGGCCGCCGTCTTCGGCTGTCTGCTCTTTAGAGAACGCCGCGCCGAGGAGATGTTCGACGAGATCGACGTGCGCCAGAACACCGGCATCGGCATCGCCAGCGCGTCGGACCACTAGCTCTTGTTTTTCTAACCGCCCCCCCCCTCCCGACCTCCCCCCTCCGGGGGGAGGGGGCCCCGTTGGCTGTCCTCAACTCCGGCGAGGCCCCTACTGGGTGAGTTTGTTTTCGGGATAGCGGGCGCGAAAGAGTCCCCTCCCCTGGAGGGGGAGGGACAGGGAGGGGGAAGCTTCGATGCACAAACGACAAGGAGGTGAACCCGTGACACACGCAAACAACCTGCAACAGATCCCAGCCGTGGTGCAGCCGGCGGGAGATGAGGGGATCCAGCTCCTCTACGCGCTCAGCAAGGAGGAGCTGGTCAGGATCATCGTCGATGACGCCAAGAACTGGCTCGCCCACGATGGGGTCTGGTTCCAGTCGCTGGAGCAAAAATACGGCATGGACGTGGCGGTGGACATCGACACCGACGCCTGGCGGCTCTTCACGGTCATCGAGGCCAAGAGGATCATGGAGCGGCTCTCCATGAAACCCGGTGGCGGCATCCCGGCACTGGTGGAGTGCCTCAAGCACCGCTTCTACGCCCGCCTTAATCTCCAGGAGTGCATCGAGGTGAGCGATACCCGGGCGGTGTTCCGGATGATCGACTGCCGGGTGCAGTCCGCCCGGAAGCGCAAGGGGCTCCCGGACCACCCGTGCAAGTCGGTGGGGATCGTCGAGTATTCCGAGTTCGCCCGGACCATCGATCCGCGCATCACGACCCGTTGTCTTGCCTGCCCTCCCGATCCGCACCCCGAAGAGTTCTGGTGCGCCTGGGAGTTCACCTTGAAAACCGACTAGCAGTAAAGACCACCTCGCAAGGAGGAACGACATGCACATAGCCGCTGCGGAGCCTTATCGCTCCAGACACAAGGTACGATTCGTCACCGCGACCAGTCTCTTCGACGGGCACGATGCCGCCACCAACATCATCAGGCGGATGCTCCAGGCCTCGGGCGCCGAGGTGATCCACCTGGGACACAACCGCTCCGTGGACGCCATCGTCACTGCCGCCATCCAGGAGGACGCCCAGGGGATCGCGGTGAGCTGCTACCAGGGGGGGCATGTCCCGTTCTTCAAATACATCTGCGACCTGCTCCGGGAACGCGGTGCCGACCACATCAAGGTCTTCGGAGGTGGTGGCGGTGTCATTGTTCCTGAGGAGGTTCGGGAGATCGAGGCCTACGGCGTAAGCAAGATCTTCTCTCCCGAGGACGGCAGGCGCATGGGCCTCCAGGGGATGATCAACCACATGCTGGAGCTGTGCGACTTTACCCCCGAGCGCGATACGGACCGGGAGATCGAGCGGCTCAAGGAGCGGGACATTCGCGCCGTCAACACGCTTATCACCTTGGCCGAGCAGGCGGTCCACGACCAGAGCGAGGGGTACGGGGCGGTGCGGGACCGGATCAGGGCCATGGGGCGCGACGTCCCGGTGGTCGGGGTGACCGGGACCGGCGGCGCGGGCAAAAGCTCGCTCACCGACGAACTGGTGCGTCGCTTCATCAGGGACTTCCCCGAGAAGAGCGTGGCGATCCTGGCGGTGGACCCGTCCCGGCAGCGTACCGGTGGGGCGCTTTTGGGCGACCGGATCCGGATGAACTCGATCAACAGCGATCGGATCTACATGCGCTCCCTGGCCACCCGCGATTCGCGCTCCGAACTTTCCGCTGCGATACGCGATGCCCTCGACGTGGTGCGCGCCTCCGGCTTCGACCTGGTCATCGTGGAAACGTCGGGGATCGGGCAGGGGGATGCCGGGGTGGTGGAGATCTGCGACGTGTCGCTCTACGTGATGACCTGCGAGTTCGGCGCCCCCACCCAGCTGGAAAAGATCGACATGCTCGATTTCGCCGACCTGGTGGCGCTGAACAAGTTCGAACGCAAGGGGGCCGAGGACGCGCTGCGCAACGTGCGCAAGCAGTACCGCCGTAACCGGAACCTGTTCGAGATACCCGACACCGAACTCCCGGTCTACGGCACCATCGCCTCGCAGTTCAACGACCCCGGCACCAACGTGCTGTACCGCGCCCTGCTGGATAGGGTTAACGAGAAGAAGGACGTGGGGTGGAGCTCACGCCTGGAGGTCAAAGAGCGCGAGAGCCTGAAGCAGTACATCATCCCGCCGGACCGGGTCCACTACCTGGGCGAGATCGTGCATGCCGTGCGCGGCTACCGCAAGGATGTGGAAGAGCAGGCGTCTGTGGCGCGCACCCTGTTCCAGCTCTCGGGCGCCAAGGCCCAGGTGAAGGGGGAGGGGACGGTCGCGGAACTGGAGCAGCTGATCGGGACCTTCTCCGCGAAACTGCAGGAGGAGCCGCGGCGCATCATCGACGGCTGGAAATCGCTCAAGGATTGCTACCGCCAGGACGTCCAGGTCACCAAGGTGCGCGACAAGGAGATCTGCACCGAGCTCTACACCACGTCGCTTTCCGGAACGAAGATTCCCAAGGTCTGCCTCCCCGACTACCAGGACTGGGGCGAGATCGTCAAGTGGTCCATGAAGGAGAACCTTCCCGGCTTCTTCCCGTTTACCGCGGGCGTCTTCCCCTTCAAGCGGGCCGAGGAGGATCCCAAGCGGCAGTTCGCCGGCGAGGGGACCCCGGAACGGACCAACAGGCGCTTCCACTACCTGTGCCAGGACGACGGCGCCAAGCGCCTCTCCACCGCCTTTGACAGCGTCACCCTGTACGGCGAGGACCCGGATTACCCGCCCGACATCTACGGCAAGGTGGGGGAAAGCGGGGTCTCCATCTGCACCGTCGAGGACATGGAGAAGCTCTACGCCGGCTTCGATCTCTGCGCCCCCTCGACCAGCGTCTCGATCACCATCAACGGACCGGCGCCGATCATGCTCGCTTTCTTCTTCAACGCGGCCGTCAGGCAGCAGTTGGCGCAGTTCAAGAGCACGCAGGGGCGCGAGCCGTCGGCGGATGAATTCGCCCAATTGAAGGCGCGCACCCTGCAGACCGTGCGTGGCACCGTGCAGGCCGATATCCTCAAGGAAGACCAGGGACAGAACACCTGCATCTTCTCGACGGAGTTCGCGCTCAGGATGATGGGCGACATCCAGCAGTACTTCATCGAGCAGCAGGTGCGCAATTACTACTCGGTCTCTATCAGCGGCTACCACATCGCCGAGGCCGGGGCCAATCCGATTTCGCAGCTTGCCTTCACCCTGTCCAACGGCTTCACCTACGTCGAGTACTACCTGTCACGCGGCATGCACATCGACGACTTCGCGCCCAACCTCTCGTTCTTCTTCAGCAACGGCCTCGATCCCGAGTACACGGTGATCGGCCGGGTGGCGCGGCGTATCTGGGCGGTAGTGATGCGCGAGAAGTACGGCGCCAACGACCGCAGCCAGAAATTGAAGTACCACATTCAGACCAGCGGACGGTCGCTGCACGCCCAGGAGATGGATTTCAACGACATCCGCACCACGCTGCAGGCCCTGATGGCCCTCTACGACAACTGCAACTCGCTGCACACCAATGCCTACGACGAGGCGGTGACCACCCCGTCGGAGGAGTCGGTGCGCCGGGCCATGGCGGTGCAGATGATCATCACCAAGGAACTGGGCCTCGCCAAGAACGAGAACCCGCTGCAGGGCGCCTTCATCATTGACGAGCTGACCGACCTGGTGGAGGAGGCGGTCCTCGCCGAGTTCGAGCGGATCGACCAGCGTGGCGGCGTGCTGGGCGCCATGGAGACCCAGTACCAGCGCAGCAAGATCCAGGACGAGTCCATGCTCTACGAGGCACGCAAGCACTCCGGTGAGCTCCCCATCGTCGGCGTGAACACCTTCCTCAACCCGCGCGCCGGCGAAGAGGGATACCAGATCCCCGGCGAACTGGCGCGCGCCACCGTAGAGGAGAAGGAGCAGCAGATCAATAACCTGCGCACCTTCCAGGAACGGCACAAGGACGAGGCTCCGCTTGCCCTGAAACGCCTCCAGGAGACGGCGGTGGCCGGCGGCAACATCTTTGCCGAGCTGATGGAAACGGTGCAGTGCGCCTCGCTGGGGCAGATCACCAGGGCTCTCTACGAGGTAGGAGGCGAGTACCGCCGCAACATGTAGCTAACTGAAATGCCGAGCCCTAACGTCCCCTCCCCCGGAGGGGGAGGGACAGGGAGGGGGCTGTGCTCTGCAGACGACGGGAGGTAAACCATGGACGTGTTCCAAGCGATAAACGATAGAAGAAGCATCCGCAAATACCGGGATACCCCGGTCGAGTGGGACAAGGTGAGCCAAGTGCTCGATGCTGGGCGTCTGGCGCCCTCCTGGAAGAACATGCAGTGTTGGCGATTCCTGGTGCTCTCGGCGGGAGAGAAGCGCAACGCCCTGCTGGACGCTTTCCCCGACGACAACCCCGGCAAAAAAGCCCTGTCCCAGGCCCCTCTGACCATCGTGGTCTGCGCCGATCCGGCAGAATCAGGGGTCGAGAACGGCATCGAGTACTACGTGGCCGACACGGCCATCGCCTTCGAGCATATCTGCCTGGCGGCGCATGGCCTGGGACTTGGCACCTGCTGGATGGGGCTTTTTGACGAGCCTACCCTGAAGCAATCGCTCGGCATACCGGGCGGGATTCGGGTGGTCGGGGTGACGCCGCTGGGGTACCCGGACCAGGAGCCCAAGGCGCGGCCGCGCAAGGAGCTTTCGGAGATCGCCTATCATAACAACTGGGGGAGCGCATGCTGACCAAGACCGAAGCGGAACAGAGGATAGCCCGGCTGCAGGACGGGCTGAGGCAGCAAGGCCTCGACGGCGCCCTGTTCATCTATCCCATCGACATCTATTACTTTTCCGGCACGCGACAGAACTCGGCGCTCTTTGTTCCCGCCGAGGGAAAGCCGCGCCTGATGGTGCGCAAGAGCTACTTCCGGGCCCAGGCCGAAAGTGTCATCGACGACACGCGCCCGTTCCCCTCCAGCAAGGAGTTCGCGTCCCTGTTCCCGCCCACGCTGAAGCGGGTCGGCTTCACCTTCGACGTGGCGCCGGTGCAGCAATACCAGTACTACGCGAAGCTCCTGCCGGGTGTTGAGTTCGTGGACATCTCCACGCTGAACCGGGAGCTGCGCAGCGTGAAGTCGCAACTCGAACTGGAGCGGATGCGCGAAAGCGGCTCGCGGCTGTGCGGCGTCTTCAAGGAGGTGCCCGGTTTCCTGAAAGAGGGGATGCGCGAGCTGGACCTCGCCGCCGAGTTCGAGTACCGGCTGCGCAAGGCGGGTGGCGAAGGGTACGTGCGCATGCGTGCCTACAACCAGGAACTGTTCCAGGGACTCGCCGTCAGCGCCGGTGCAGGTAATCCCGGATTCTTCGACGGCGCGGTCACCGGCCGGGGACTCTCCAACGCCTCACCCCACGGCGCCTCGACCGACGCCATCGCCGCCAACGTCCCTGTACTGGTCGACTACACCGGTGTCTTCAACGGCTACATCGTGGATATGACCCGCATGTTCGTGGTGGGGCGGCTCGCGCCGGAACTGGAGCGCGCCTTCGCCACCTCGCTGCGGATCCAGCAACACCTGGCCGAGAACCTGAAGCCGGGTGCGGTCTGCGAGGACCTGTTCGCCCAGGCTGTCGAAATAGCCGAGAGTGCAGGGCTCGGGCGCAACTTCATGGGGGCGCCGGGTGAGAACGCCAAGTTCGTCGGACACGGCGTTGGGCTCGAGCTGGACGAGTTCCCCGTCTTGGCCCAGGGATTCAAGTCGCAACTTCGGGAAGGGCAGACGGTTGCCATCGAACCGAAGTTCGTGCTGCCCGGTCTCGGTGTTATAGGTATCGAAAACACGTTTGCCGTGGCACCGGAGGGTGGGGTGAAAATCACCGATTTGCCGGACGATATCGTCTTTGTGTAATGCGAAAAACAATTTTTGTTTTAATTTGGGGCTCGCGCAAGCGAGCCCCTTTTTCGTGGTTTTAAATGTATGTGCCCAATATTTGGCTTTTTATTGTGTGGTTTTCCAGATCCGCTTAGCGCCGAGCTGCGGCGGTTGTTGCCTCATGGCACAATAAATTCGCCGATTTAAAATCTCGTTATACTTTTGCTTGACTTTAACGTAAACGACAGATAAAGTTCTAGACAACACATCAACACCGGGAGGGAAACGATGCAAGACGTCTTCGTAGTGGAATCGCTGAGAACCCCATTTGGCTCCTTTGGCGGCTCGTTGTCGGACGTTGAGGCACCCGTGCTGGGGGGAACCGTGATCAAGGCGCTCCTGGAGCGGGCCGACCTGAACCCGGCCCAGGTTGACGAGGTCATCGCCGGCCAGGTTCTCGGCGCCGGAGTAGGGCAGGCCCCCGCCCGCCAGGCCATGCGCTTTGCCGGCATACCGGATACCGCCCACGCCCTCACCATCAACAAGGTCTGCGGCAGCGGCTTGAAGTCGATCATGCTCGGCGCAGGTTCCATCATGCTGGGTGAATCCGACGTGGTGGTCGCGGGAGGGATGGAGAACATGTCGCTCGCCCCCTTCGTCCTCAAGAAAGCGCGCTACGGCTACCGCATGGGACACGGCGAACTGACCGACCTGATGATCTACGACGGCTTGCAGGATCCCTATTCCGGTCGGCACATGGGCGACATCGCCGAAGAGGCGGCATCGCGGCACGCCCTTTCCCGCGAGGCCCAAGACCAGTTCACCGTGCGCTCCTACACCCGGGCGCAGGAGGCGGTCCGCGGCGGCATCTTCAAAGATGAGATCGTGCCGGTGCTGAAAAAAGGGCGCGGCGGCGAGGTTACGATCGGTGAGGACGAGGAGCCGTTCAAGGTCGACTTCGCCAAGCTGACCGGTTTGAAGCCGGTGTTCCGGAAGGACGGCACCATCACTGCCGCCAACGCCTCCACCATCAACGACGGTGCGGCCTTCTCCCTTCTCGCCGGCACCGACGCGGTGAAGCGCTTCAACCTGAAACCCCGCGCGCGCATCGTCGCCCATGCTACCTGCAGCCTCCATCCCGAGCGCTACACCGAGGCGCCGGTCGGGGCCATCGAGGTCGCCTGCGCCAAGGCGGGACTGACGACCAAAGACATCGATCTTTTCGAGATCAACGAAGCCTTCGCCATCGTGGCCATGATCGCCATCAAGGACCTTGGTCTGGACCCGGACAAGGTGAACGTGAACGGCGGCGCCTGCGCCATCGGCCATCCCATCGGCGCCAGCGGCGGCAGGCTGGCCGCGACGCTGGTGCGCGAACTGCACCGGCGCCAGGCCCGCTACGGGCTCGCCACCCTCTGCATCGGCGGAGGCGAGGCGGTCGCGGTAGTATTCGAAAGGGTCTGATCCCGCACTTCAAGAATCCAAACTTTCCACAGGAGGTTGACATGTTCAAGGTAGTAGGCGTCATAGGGGCCGGCCAGATGGGGAGCGGCATCGCTCACGTCTTTGCGCAGCACGCGTACCAGGTTCTGCTCTACGACATCTCCCAGGCTCAGCTGGACAAGGCGCTCAAATCCATCGAGCAGAACCTGGAGCGCCAGGCGAGGAAAGGGGTCATCTTCACCACCAGCATAGAA
Protein-coding sequences here:
- a CDS encoding thiolase family protein, which codes for MQDVFVVESLRTPFGSFGGSLSDVEAPVLGGTVIKALLERADLNPAQVDEVIAGQVLGAGVGQAPARQAMRFAGIPDTAHALTINKVCGSGLKSIMLGAGSIMLGESDVVVAGGMENMSLAPFVLKKARYGYRMGHGELTDLMIYDGLQDPYSGRHMGDIAEEAASRHALSREAQDQFTVRSYTRAQEAVRGGIFKDEIVPVLKKGRGGEVTIGEDEEPFKVDFAKLTGLKPVFRKDGTITAANASTINDGAAFSLLAGTDAVKRFNLKPRARIVAHATCSLHPERYTEAPVGAIEVACAKAGLTTKDIDLFEINEAFAIVAMIAIKDLGLDPDKVNVNGGACAIGHPIGASGGRLAATLVRELHRRQARYGLATLCIGGGEAVAVVFERV